The Notolabrus celidotus isolate fNotCel1 chromosome 23, fNotCel1.pri, whole genome shotgun sequence region GTGCCGTTTTCAGAGGAAGACATGAAGAATGAGTAAGATGTTACATTTATGTACTCAGTGCTTCATGTGAGTAGATCTGACCTGTGTTTTAGACCttggtgtgtttacagtgtgtgtttctcttcagTACCACCCCTCCTAAGAGGATCTACGAGCTCTACGATAAAGTCGGATATAACTGCTTGATCGCTGCAGCCGTCTACGTCTTCTTTGGAGCTTTTTCATGCTGCCAGATGAGACTCAACAAGCAGAAGGTGAGTTTCATTTATCCACCTGcacatttcattaaaacaaatgacacaaACCTCACTCTGCACCATCAGAGAAGAGTTTGAGAAAGCTGTGTGGTTATGCAAAATAATTTTAATCTAGCCTTAATCTGAGTCATTTGATGGTTTTAACTCATGTTATCGGCTATCTAATTACTTTATTTCTGTCACTGACTAAACCttggaaacatgtttacactgcTCATAGAAATATGTTCAGATTTATAATATTTTCAGTTTCCACAACCTCAACTGTTTtggattttattgttttgatttttattcagaaaaatcGGATGAAGAAACGTTGCATTTTTTAGATGATGATCCAAGTGTATGAAATTAtacattttgttgttattaatatAACTGTCTACCGATGTAGatgtttcaaataaaataaaatatacaactGGCATTGTAATAAGCAAATACCTGTCTGGAAAAACATAACGACCactgaaaaatacttttttgagCGGGCAggatacaattattttaactttctttaaaattctgggattaaagtcataatccTGAGATTAGAGTCGAAATTCTAGGATTAAAATtataattctgagaataaagtcaaattctcagattaaagtcaaaatattgAGATTAAAGTATGAATTATTGGATTGAAGTATGAATTAtgggattaaagtcataaatcaGAGATTGAAGTCTGAATtatgggattaaagtcagatttctcagattaaagtcagatttctcagattaaagtaaCATCTCTCAGATTAAACAGAATACTGAGAATGAAGTCTgtattctgggattaaagtcataaatcagagattaaagtgagaTTAGTATTCAGacttgtttttactttaatctgagaattccaAGATTAAAGTCAATATTCAGGGTTAAAAATCAGAATTTTTAAAACTTCTAttccagagttaaaaaaaaagaccttgAAAATATTTCTTGCTCGCCTACACTCCATAAAATATGTTCTCCATTGGCCCTAACCTAATATATCTGTGTTGACACTGGTGTGTAAAGAATCACTCACCTGCTTGTTCTCCTGCAGGATTACATGGtgcactagcgccccctactggacAGAGGGCAGCCTGGAGGTTCAATCATTTCAGAAATCGATCACTGTGTGAGCTGATTAATGGGTTTAAATGTAACCTCTGATCAAACCTGGTGGGCTCATCTAATCATCAGAGTCTAAACTGACTGAAATCATGTTTGTTAATAATGTGAATGGTTAATTGATTTAGTCTGTGCTGTAAAAAGAGAATGTATGTCAGTAAACACCTGTgatgttatttatttcagttaaatCCTGCGTGTGTAAGTGCCTCAGAGaaatctcctctctgtttctgactCTCTCTGATTCAATGTGATAAATTAATTTAGAGCAGCGTCACAGGAACGCTGATCTGTCAGGTGGGTCTGTAGCGGTGAGATTCagagatttgttgttttgtgtcgatcatttcaaacattaaaaaacacaatgaaaaccaGGCCTCATCAGATTATTTATTCCGCTAAAGTAGCCTTTCATTTCACACCTGAAACAAATCTTCACAGTTTACAGATTACACTTCATCTTCAAGGAAACCAGAGTACAGTCATGGTtcgttttgagaatgacacaaatattacattttcacaaagtctgctgcgtcagggtttttaggtgtttttgtcagatgtttctatggtataatgaaatacaattagaagcatttcataagtatcaaaagcttttattgagaattacacagaattcatgcaataagtcaatatttgcagtgttgatccttctttttcaagacctctgcaattctccctggcatgctgtcaatcaacttctggaccaaatcctgactgatggcagtccattcttgcataatcaatgcttggagtttgtcagaatttgtgggtttttgattgtccacccgcctcttgaggattgaccacaagttctcaatgggattaagatctggggagtttcctggccaagggcccaaaatcttaatgttttgttccccgagccattttgttatgacttttgctttatggcaaggtgctccatcatgctggaaaaggcattcttcatcaccaaactgcccttggatggttgggagaagttgctctcggaggacgttctggtaccattctttattcatggctgtgtttttaggcaagattgtgagagagcccactcccttgaccggaaagcaaccccacacatgaatggtctcaggatacttcactgttggcaagagacaggactgatggtagcgctcacctcggcttctccgaacaagccttcctccagatgccccaaacaattggaaaggggattcatcagagaaaatgactttaccccagtcctcagcagtccagtccctgtaccttctgcagaatatcagtctgtccctgatgtttttactggagagaagtggcttctttgctgccctccttgacaccaggccttcctccaaaagtcttcgcctcactgtgcgtgcagatgcactcacacctgcctgctgccattcctgagcaagctctgcactggtggtggcccgatcccgcagctgtaacaccttcaggagacggtcctggcgcttgctggactttcttgggcgccctggagcctgtttggcaacaattgaacctctctccttgaagttcttgataattgcatagacggttgactgaggttcaatcttactcgctgctataaacgtccctgttaggccctttttgtgcaatgcaatgatggctgcacgtgtttccttgcaggtaaccatggctaacagatgaggaacaatggtgtcatgcaccatcttccttttaaagtgtccagtcactcaatcatgacagattgatcgcaagccttgtcctcatcaacacccacacctgtgttaatgtgtgtgacacctgtgtgtcattgaaattatgttagctggtccttttgtggcagggctgaaatgcagtggaaatgtgtttttggtgataaagttcattttcaaggcaaagagggactttgcaattaattgcagttgagctgatcactcctcataacattctggattatatgcaaattgccattataaaaactgaaacagcagactttgggaaaattaatagttgtgtcattctcaaaacttttggccatgactgtattaCATTTGGCAACCAGTCTTCATTTATTTCCAGTATGAAGTTTGACTTCCTACAAAAAGGTCTCCCATTGTGAACCTTCTCACAGAAACGTGAGCTGAACCAGATTTTAATCTCCCTCTGCTGTGGGATGTCTCCTGACTCctgccctcttcctctctggagGGTTCGTGCCATGGTGTCAGATATCTATGATCTTTTGTCTAATGTGTTTCACTGCAACAGAAACGAGCTGCGAGATGTTCTTTGGTTGCAAGTCTTGATCCGGGTGTTGTCAAGTCGTGATCTTCTTGTTTGGTTTTGATTTTCATGTTATATAAAGTTATACATTTTATCTTGTAGAGTGACGTGTTATATCTAATTTATGTCTCTTAAGTAGTTAATTGATGTCTTTTATTGATGTAATTTATCTCCTTgattaatgtgttttatatcGTTAATTTATGTCTTTCTTATCTCTTTAATTAACTAATTTTGTCTCCTTAGTTGATGTCTTGTATCTCTCAAACCTACCAAATCTATCTCCTTTAATTTATGTCTTTTCTCTTGTTAATGTATGCCTTTTATTTCGTTAATTTATGTGTTGTATCTCATTGATTCATGGCacttatttcttattttgttaatgtttttaattttgtatatttattttactttgttaatgtgttttatccTGTgaatttttgtcttttattttgttaatttctgtctttaatttaGTAAATGTTCGGAGTCGTCTCACAATAAAGACAAAGATATTTTAAAGGCTCAGTAAACGTCCTGGTAGCTGTAATCAGGCAGAGTGGT contains the following coding sequences:
- the LOC117807321 gene encoding ribonuclease kappa-A-like, whose product is MRGLICGPKQAACGVVLSLWGVIMLSMLGIFFITHSAVLIEDVPFSEEDMKNDTTPPKRIYELYDKVGYNCLIAAAVYVFFGAFSCCQMRLNKQKDYMVH